A window of Burkholderia ubonensis contains these coding sequences:
- a CDS encoding AraC family transcriptional regulator codes for MSFWDFTRSPASARLLVDFGDERGVPHARLLAGTGLADAQLDDPNAEVTAAQELRLTGNLVRALGRAPGLGFEAGQRYHFSAYGVWGYGLIASATARDALALAMRFLPLTYAYTVITYREEPHTGVLNFGAPELEADLSRFLVERDMAAAAVLLQEIGGGDFRLSRFTMQAASAPSGAAPRIAGIEPVFGARANSLGFDRTFLDRPLPHANPLTVSMCEQMCAHLLDARRARIGTAEMVRQYLTATPGNVPFSLDDIARLMNTSPRTLKRRLQEEGTTFRTLLAEARGAMAEALLGDAHLPLTEVAERLGFSDLSSFSQAFKRWYGVPPGAYRSGVRGGGGAGG; via the coding sequence ATGAGCTTCTGGGACTTCACCCGGAGTCCGGCCAGCGCACGGCTGCTGGTCGATTTCGGCGACGAACGGGGCGTGCCGCATGCAAGGCTGCTGGCCGGCACGGGCCTCGCTGACGCGCAGCTCGACGATCCCAACGCCGAGGTGACGGCCGCGCAGGAACTGCGGCTGACCGGCAACCTGGTGCGCGCGCTCGGGCGTGCGCCGGGCCTGGGGTTCGAGGCCGGGCAGCGCTATCACTTCTCCGCGTACGGCGTGTGGGGCTATGGGCTGATCGCGAGCGCGACCGCGCGCGACGCGCTGGCGCTCGCGATGCGCTTCCTGCCGCTCACGTATGCGTACACGGTGATCACGTACCGCGAGGAGCCGCATACGGGCGTGCTGAATTTCGGTGCGCCGGAGCTCGAGGCCGATCTGAGCCGTTTCCTCGTCGAGCGCGACATGGCGGCCGCTGCCGTGCTGCTGCAGGAAATCGGCGGCGGCGATTTCAGGTTGTCGCGCTTCACGATGCAGGCGGCGAGCGCGCCGAGTGGCGCCGCGCCGCGCATTGCCGGCATCGAACCGGTATTCGGCGCGCGGGCGAACAGCCTCGGGTTCGATCGCACGTTTCTGGACCGTCCATTGCCGCATGCGAATCCGCTGACCGTTTCGATGTGCGAGCAGATGTGCGCGCATCTGCTCGATGCGCGGCGTGCCCGGATCGGCACGGCGGAGATGGTGCGGCAGTATCTGACCGCGACGCCCGGCAACGTGCCGTTTTCGCTCGACGACATCGCACGGCTGATGAACACGAGCCCGCGCACGCTGAAGCGCCGGCTGCAGGAGGAGGGCACGACGTTCCGTACGCTGCTGGCCGAGGCCCGCGGCGCGATGGCCGAGGCGCTGCTCGGCGACGCGCATCTGCCGCTGACCGAAGTGGCCGAACGGCTCGGCTTCAGCGATTTATCGAGCTTTTCGCAGGCGTTCAAGCGCTGGTATGG
- a CDS encoding coniferyl aldehyde dehydrogenase — translation MRPSRPPELAASFERQRSAYARDPAPPLAIRLSRLDRLRALLDTHEAALVQAIDADFGGRSAHETRLAELFVVHSGLRHARAHLRQWMRERRVPTAAHFRPGYNRIAPQPRGVVGVMAPWNYPLQLALGPAVAALAAGNRVLVKPSDLTPRLSALLESLVADAFDVDELAVVTGDVDTAKAFARLPFDHLFFTGSTAVGRDVAQAAAANLTPVTLELGGKSPAIVDPSCDLAHAAARIAFGKLLNAGQTCIAPDYLLVPAGTAETVAARVADAIAHHYPTLAANPDYTSIIAATPRDRLAALVDDARAGGARVREVNPAGERFAAGSRKFAPTLVLDARDTMRVMREEIFGPVLPIVEYADLDDAIDRVNRGPRPLALYWFGRDAARRDRVLRETVSGGVTVNDCLWHLAQEHQPFGGVGASGIGAYHGKWGFDTFSHHKPVFHQARRSGTALFHPPYGKTFDLLLRVLTRFA, via the coding sequence ATGCGACCGAGTCGCCCACCCGAGCTCGCCGCCAGCTTCGAACGCCAGCGCTCCGCCTATGCGCGCGATCCCGCGCCACCGCTCGCGATCCGCCTGTCGCGGCTCGACCGTCTGCGCGCGCTGCTCGATACGCATGAAGCCGCGCTCGTGCAGGCGATCGACGCCGATTTCGGCGGACGCTCCGCGCACGAGACGCGGCTCGCCGAACTGTTCGTGGTCCATAGCGGCCTGCGCCATGCGCGCGCGCACCTGCGGCAGTGGATGCGCGAGCGCCGCGTGCCGACCGCCGCGCATTTCCGGCCGGGCTACAACCGGATCGCGCCGCAACCGCGCGGGGTCGTCGGCGTGATGGCGCCGTGGAACTATCCGCTGCAGCTCGCGCTCGGGCCGGCGGTCGCCGCGCTCGCCGCCGGCAACCGCGTGCTGGTCAAGCCGTCCGACCTGACGCCGCGGCTGTCGGCCCTGCTCGAATCGCTCGTCGCCGACGCGTTCGATGTGGACGAACTCGCCGTCGTCACCGGCGACGTCGACACCGCGAAGGCGTTCGCGCGCCTGCCGTTCGACCATCTGTTCTTCACCGGCTCGACCGCGGTCGGGCGCGACGTCGCGCAGGCCGCGGCCGCGAACCTGACGCCGGTCACGCTGGAACTGGGCGGCAAGTCGCCGGCGATCGTCGACCCGTCGTGCGATCTGGCGCACGCGGCCGCGCGCATCGCGTTCGGCAAGCTGCTCAACGCCGGCCAGACCTGCATCGCGCCCGACTATCTGCTGGTGCCGGCCGGCACCGCCGAGACCGTCGCGGCACGCGTGGCGGACGCGATCGCGCATCACTACCCGACGCTCGCCGCCAATCCCGACTACACGTCGATCATCGCCGCCACGCCTCGCGACCGCCTCGCGGCGCTCGTCGACGACGCGCGCGCCGGCGGCGCACGCGTGCGCGAAGTGAACCCGGCAGGCGAACGCTTCGCTGCCGGCTCGCGCAAGTTCGCGCCGACCCTCGTGCTGGACGCGCGCGACACGATGCGCGTGATGCGCGAGGAGATCTTCGGCCCGGTGCTGCCGATCGTCGAATACGCGGATCTCGACGATGCGATCGACCGCGTGAACCGCGGCCCGCGCCCGCTCGCGCTGTACTGGTTCGGCCGCGACGCCGCGCGGCGCGATCGCGTGCTGCGCGAGACGGTGTCGGGCGGCGTCACGGTGAACGACTGCCTGTGGCATCTCGCGCAGGAGCACCAGCCGTTCGGCGGCGTCGGCGCGAGCGGCATCGGCGCCTATCACGGCAAATGGGGCTTCGATACGTTCAGCCACCACAAGCCCGTGTTCCATCAGGCGCGCCGCAGCGGCACCGCGCTGTTCCATCCGCCGTACGGCAAGACCTTCGATCTGCTGCTGCGCGTGCTGACGCGCTTCGCGTGA
- a CDS encoding GMC family oxidoreductase, with product MSRTFDYIVVGGGSGGCVAAGRLTEDPSVTVCVLEAGGRGDDALVNVPTGAVAMLPTRVNNWAFDTVPQSGLGGRIGYQPRGKALGGSSAINAMVYVRGHRVDYDGWAALGNEGWAYDDVLPYFRLSEHNERFDDAFHGRDGPLWVSDLRTGNPFHARYLEAARQAGLPLTDDFNGAQQEGIGLYQVTQKHGERWSAARAYLLPHVGRRDNLSVETHAQVLRILFDGTRTTGVEVRQHGEVRTLRARREVVLAAGALQTPQLLMLSGVGPADELQRLGIPVRVDLPGVGRNLQDHPDFVLGYRTRGVDTMGVSARGALRLLREFARFRRERRGMLTSNFAEGGGFLTTRAGLAAPDIQLHFVVALVDDHARRHHAGHGLSSHVCLLRPRSRGTVTLHSADPLAAPRIDPAFFADPRDLDDMVAGFRLTRRLMEAPALADWTTRDVFTANVSTDDEIRDVLRRRTDTVYHPVGTCRMGRDALAVVDPQLRVHGVDGLRIVDASVMPTLIGGNTNAPTIMIAEKAVDLIRGVRRVPARPSIDTASETAAPSCPSCTSDAAHHPEENRHVVA from the coding sequence ATGAGCAGGACTTTCGACTACATCGTCGTCGGCGGCGGTTCGGGCGGCTGCGTCGCCGCGGGACGGCTGACCGAGGACCCTTCCGTGACCGTCTGCGTGCTGGAGGCCGGCGGCCGCGGCGACGACGCGCTCGTCAACGTGCCGACCGGCGCGGTCGCGATGCTGCCGACGCGCGTGAACAACTGGGCGTTCGACACCGTGCCGCAGTCTGGGCTCGGCGGACGCATCGGCTACCAGCCGCGCGGCAAGGCGCTCGGCGGCTCGTCCGCGATCAACGCGATGGTGTACGTGCGCGGCCATCGCGTCGACTACGACGGCTGGGCCGCGCTCGGCAACGAAGGCTGGGCCTACGACGACGTGCTGCCTTACTTCCGGCTCAGCGAACACAACGAACGCTTCGACGACGCGTTTCACGGCCGCGACGGCCCGCTGTGGGTCAGCGACCTGCGTACCGGCAACCCGTTCCATGCGCGCTATCTCGAAGCGGCGCGACAGGCCGGGCTGCCGCTCACCGACGACTTCAACGGCGCGCAGCAGGAAGGCATCGGCCTCTACCAGGTCACGCAGAAGCACGGCGAGCGATGGAGTGCGGCGCGCGCGTATCTGCTGCCGCACGTCGGCCGCCGCGACAACCTGAGCGTCGAGACGCACGCGCAGGTGCTGCGCATCCTGTTCGACGGGACGCGCACAACGGGCGTCGAGGTGCGGCAGCACGGCGAGGTGCGCACCTTGCGGGCCCGGCGCGAGGTCGTGCTCGCGGCCGGCGCGCTGCAGACGCCGCAACTGCTGATGCTGTCGGGCGTCGGCCCGGCCGATGAACTGCAGCGGCTCGGCATTCCGGTGCGCGTCGATCTGCCGGGCGTCGGCCGCAACCTGCAGGACCATCCGGACTTCGTCCTCGGCTACCGCACCCGCGGTGTCGACACGATGGGCGTGTCCGCGCGCGGCGCGCTGCGCCTGCTGCGCGAATTCGCGCGCTTCCGGCGCGAGCGGCGCGGCATGCTGACGTCCAATTTCGCCGAAGGCGGCGGCTTCCTGACGACCCGCGCCGGCCTCGCCGCGCCCGACATCCAGCTGCACTTCGTGGTCGCGCTGGTCGACGATCATGCGCGCCGGCACCATGCCGGCCACGGGCTGTCGTCCCACGTGTGCCTGCTGCGCCCGCGCAGCCGCGGCACGGTCACGCTGCACAGCGCCGATCCGCTCGCGGCGCCGCGCATCGATCCGGCGTTCTTCGCCGATCCGCGCGACCTCGACGACATGGTCGCCGGCTTCCGGCTCACGCGCCGTTTGATGGAAGCGCCGGCGCTGGCCGACTGGACCACGCGCGACGTGTTCACCGCCAACGTGAGCACCGACGACGAGATCCGCGACGTATTGCGGCGCCGCACCGATACCGTCTATCACCCGGTCGGCACCTGCCGGATGGGACGCGACGCGCTCGCCGTCGTCGATCCGCAACTGCGCGTGCATGGCGTCGACGGGCTGCGAATCGTCGATGCGTCGGTGATGCCGACGCTGATCGGTGGCAATACCAATGCGCCGACGATCATGATCGCCGAGAAGGCGGTCGACCTGATCCGCGGCGTGCGCCGCGTGCCCGCGCGGCCGTCCATCGACACCGCATCCGAAACCGCCGCCCCATCGTGCCCGTCCTGCACCTCGGACGCGGCCCACCACCCGGAGGAAAACCGTCATGTCGTCGCCTGA
- a CDS encoding flavin-containing monooxygenase: MSSPETSRPAEASAPLAAIVIGAGFAGIGMAVALQRAGIHDFVIVERSHDVGGVWRDNRYPGAACDVPSHLYSFSFEPNANWSRVFAPQPEIHAYLQHCARKYGLARHLRFGAEVEHARYDEAGALWRVALADGTTLSAAVLISGTGQLSRPALPKLPGIDTFRGRAFHSAQWDRDYPLAGKRVAVVGTGASAIQFVPAIAGDVARLLVFQRSPAYVLPRPDRPYRRWERTLFRRLPGAMKLHRASIYLRYESRAIAFTRLHGLMDFAVGRPFRKLLARDVRDPALRSKLTPDYPIGCKRILLSSDYLAALGRDNVELVTRGIRRVTETGIETDDGVHHQVDAIVYGTGFAATEFLSPMRITGRDGLDLNDAWRRGAQAYLGVTVPGFPNFFMLYGPNTNLGHNSIVYMLESQIAHVMRCLRAMQRDGASAIDVDPRRYRRYNAHVQQRLEGSVWSGCKSWYVDASGHNSTNWPGFTLSYRWITRFTGLSAYRFSRPLAGDTAPTQAVVVAPPAGRVEALAAASLRGFLRAAFRPLIGPPFGARVQRRVVAMLSPLMPGAGGTLRYRTAAAGVPVEVIAPKRGDAGGVILYLHGGAFCVGSPRTHRSVTTRLAAEAGLPVWAPDYRLAPEHPSPAAVDDALAAYEALRAQGHAPHRIVIAGDSAGGALALALAMALRERGEPAAAALLLISPVTDAALGGATLASRRHDDPMIRRGWLEQGLRWYHGAGAGASRGPLDADLRGLPPMLVQVGDQEVLLSDAQRLVAHARACGVPCRLEIHAARWHVFHLQAFYLQSARDALRTLAGFAAQRVAAPV, encoded by the coding sequence ATGTCGTCGCCTGAAACGTCACGTCCCGCCGAAGCGAGCGCACCGCTCGCGGCCATCGTCATCGGCGCCGGCTTCGCCGGCATCGGCATGGCTGTCGCGCTGCAACGCGCCGGCATACACGACTTCGTGATCGTCGAGCGTTCGCACGACGTCGGCGGCGTGTGGCGCGACAACCGCTACCCCGGCGCCGCATGCGACGTGCCTTCGCATCTGTACTCGTTCTCGTTCGAGCCGAACGCGAACTGGTCGCGCGTGTTCGCACCGCAACCGGAGATTCATGCGTACCTGCAGCATTGCGCGCGCAAGTACGGGCTGGCACGCCATCTGCGCTTCGGCGCCGAGGTCGAGCACGCACGCTATGACGAAGCCGGTGCGTTGTGGCGCGTCGCGCTCGCCGACGGCACGACGCTCAGCGCCGCCGTGCTGATCAGCGGCACCGGCCAGTTGAGCCGGCCGGCGCTGCCCAAACTGCCCGGCATCGATACGTTCCGCGGCCGCGCGTTCCACTCCGCGCAATGGGATCGCGACTATCCGCTCGCGGGCAAGCGCGTGGCGGTAGTGGGCACCGGCGCATCGGCGATCCAGTTCGTGCCGGCGATCGCCGGCGACGTCGCGCGGCTGCTCGTGTTCCAGCGTTCGCCGGCCTACGTGCTGCCGCGCCCGGATCGACCGTATCGCCGCTGGGAACGCACGCTGTTTCGCCGCTTGCCGGGGGCGATGAAGCTGCATCGCGCGTCGATCTACCTGCGTTACGAATCGCGCGCGATCGCCTTCACGCGGCTGCACGGGCTGATGGACTTCGCGGTCGGCCGGCCGTTCCGGAAGCTGCTCGCACGCGACGTGCGCGACCCTGCGCTGCGCAGCAAGCTCACGCCCGACTATCCGATCGGCTGCAAGCGGATCCTGCTGTCGAGCGACTACCTCGCCGCGCTCGGACGCGACAACGTCGAGCTCGTCACGCGGGGCATCCGCCGCGTGACCGAAACGGGCATCGAGACCGACGACGGCGTTCACCATCAAGTCGATGCGATCGTCTACGGCACCGGTTTTGCCGCGACCGAATTCCTGTCGCCGATGCGCATCACCGGTCGCGACGGGCTCGACCTGAACGACGCGTGGCGGCGCGGCGCGCAGGCGTATCTGGGCGTCACCGTGCCGGGCTTTCCGAACTTCTTCATGCTGTACGGCCCGAACACGAACCTCGGCCACAACTCGATCGTCTACATGCTCGAAAGCCAGATCGCGCACGTGATGCGCTGCCTCCGCGCGATGCAGCGCGACGGCGCGAGCGCGATCGACGTCGACCCGCGCCGCTACCGCCGCTACAACGCGCACGTGCAACAACGGCTCGAAGGCTCGGTGTGGAGCGGCTGCAAGAGCTGGTACGTCGACGCGTCGGGCCACAACAGCACGAACTGGCCCGGCTTCACGCTCAGCTACCGCTGGATCACGCGCTTCACCGGCCTGTCCGCGTATCGCTTCTCGCGACCGCTGGCCGGCGACACCGCGCCGACACAGGCGGTCGTCGTCGCGCCGCCTGCCGGGCGCGTGGAAGCGCTGGCCGCAGCGTCGTTGCGCGGTTTCCTGCGCGCTGCGTTCCGGCCGCTGATCGGGCCGCCGTTCGGCGCGCGCGTGCAGCGCCGCGTCGTCGCGATGCTGTCGCCGCTGATGCCCGGCGCGGGCGGCACGCTGCGCTACCGGACGGCTGCCGCCGGCGTGCCGGTCGAAGTGATCGCGCCGAAACGTGGCGACGCCGGCGGCGTGATCCTCTACCTGCATGGCGGCGCCTTCTGCGTCGGCAGCCCGCGTACGCATCGCAGCGTGACGACGCGCCTCGCGGCCGAAGCCGGGCTGCCGGTGTGGGCGCCCGACTACCGGCTCGCGCCCGAGCATCCGAGCCCGGCGGCCGTCGACGACGCGCTGGCCGCGTACGAGGCGTTGCGCGCGCAGGGCCACGCGCCGCACCGCATCGTGATCGCCGGCGATTCGGCCGGCGGCGCGCTCGCACTGGCGCTCGCCATGGCGCTGCGCGAGCGCGGCGAGCCGGCCGCGGCCGCGCTGCTGCTGATCTCGCCCGTGACCGACGCGGCGCTCGGCGGCGCCACGCTCGCCTCGCGCCGCCACGACGATCCGATGATCCGCCGCGGCTGGCTCGAACAGGGGCTGCGCTGGTATCACGGCGCGGGCGCCGGCGCGTCGCGTGGCCCGCTCGACGCCGACCTGCGCGGGCTGCCGCCGATGCTGGTGCAGGTCGGCGATCAGGAGGTGCTGCTGTCGGACGCCCAGCGGCTCGTCGCGCATGCGCGCGCATGCGGCGTGCCGTGCCGGCTCGAGATTCATGCCGCGCGCTGGCATGTGTTTCATCTGCAGGCGTTCTATCTGCAATCGGCGCGCGACGCGTTGCGGACGCTGGCCGGATTCGCCGCGCAGCGCGTTGCCGCGCCGGTGTAG
- a CDS encoding porin, translating to MNPRIRAAVRGCIVALFIPAVARAQGTVAISGLIDGGIAFVDDIGSHRGDAHAFQAKSGDANVSRLTLSGNEPLGADLNALFLLATGFAVTSGALGQQGRLFGFQSYVGLASGRYGTVTVGRQFDSTLQLVQPFALAGTPFGGVAFAHPFDNDNLANYTRTNNSVKYTSPLLGGFRFGATYGFSNEAGGFGNNRGYAFAATYEHGPFSAGASYLAFDREGNLPPANADGAEPAGAPFNAARQRTVSAAAAYTWDRLRVSAIATRTRLDAVTSINNVADAPIVLHGANITFHNAEINARYALTRKWTVAADYVFTVASFDGAAGAARPRWQQAGVIAIDALSPRTDVYTEALFQHANGLAGTGIAGAQISNFSRASGANQLVMAVGIRHRF from the coding sequence ATGAACCCACGGATTCGAGCCGCCGTGCGTGGCTGCATCGTCGCGCTGTTCATTCCGGCCGTCGCGCGTGCGCAGGGCACGGTCGCGATTTCCGGCCTGATCGACGGCGGGATCGCGTTCGTCGACGACATCGGCAGCCACCGCGGCGACGCGCACGCGTTCCAGGCGAAATCCGGCGACGCCAACGTGAGCCGCTTGACGCTCTCCGGCAACGAGCCGCTCGGCGCCGATCTGAACGCGTTGTTTCTGCTCGCGACGGGGTTTGCGGTCACCAGCGGCGCGCTCGGGCAGCAAGGGCGGCTGTTCGGCTTCCAGTCTTACGTGGGGCTCGCGTCCGGCCGGTACGGCACGGTGACGGTCGGCCGCCAGTTCGATTCGACGCTGCAACTGGTCCAGCCGTTTGCATTGGCCGGCACGCCGTTCGGCGGCGTCGCGTTCGCGCATCCGTTCGACAACGACAATCTCGCGAACTACACGCGCACCAACAACTCGGTGAAGTACACGAGCCCGCTGCTCGGCGGCTTCCGGTTCGGCGCGACGTATGGATTTTCGAACGAGGCCGGCGGCTTCGGCAACAACCGCGGCTACGCGTTCGCGGCCACCTACGAGCACGGGCCGTTTTCGGCCGGCGCGAGCTACCTCGCATTCGACCGCGAAGGCAATCTGCCGCCCGCCAATGCCGATGGCGCGGAGCCGGCCGGCGCGCCGTTCAACGCGGCGCGGCAGCGCACCGTCAGCGCGGCGGCCGCTTACACGTGGGACCGGCTGCGGGTGTCCGCGATCGCGACGCGCACGCGGCTCGATGCGGTCACGTCGATCAACAACGTCGCCGATGCGCCGATCGTGCTGCACGGCGCGAACATCACGTTCCACAACGCGGAGATCAACGCGCGCTACGCGCTGACGCGCAAATGGACCGTCGCGGCGGACTACGTGTTCACCGTCGCGTCGTTCGACGGTGCGGCGGGCGCGGCGCGGCCGCGATGGCAGCAAGCCGGCGTCATCGCGATCGATGCGCTGTCGCCGCGCACCGACGTTTATACGGAAGCGCTGTTCCAGCATGCGAACGGACTGGCCGGAACGGGCATTGCCGGCGCGCAGATCTCGAATTTCTCGCGCGCATCCGGCGCGAATCAACTGGTGATGGCGGTCGGGATCCGGCATCGGTTTTGA
- a CDS encoding FUSC family protein, whose amino-acid sequence MGLVSTARDRLRRFVNLGGHYLPLAEALRGGLICVVPAVAAARLHMPMLCWSAIAAFWTCLADESERPAAGRLATGLSFGMLGGLASASAIATHALPPLSIVIVGAVAYLGASARKWGGAAGTRGILTATACAVSACFPVHGGASAVQYALFYFGGSVWATLAGIVLWQTDGSARARMATMAFLHAMANFVERLARAANGDSASLERGRAALRARLDAMIAVSMHPRGGLPPLSAKWRADAERAMALLAGLESHIAAAGVGERREAAALLAPVLAQLARLVEACPRAVGRDGAAADAAQSLANDLAELRATLAGRVAEFRVAHRDDAGLTWLRACETLIARYAAVLLHPAVESPSTATVPAALTAPAPGKPARGAGRLAALRREIVAPNPFHRYASRLAVAAMIAVALARISGVQQGYWLALTTMFIMQPTLSQTVKLSGLRIGGTLLGAVLASAVSLLVHDPLLLALAVLPLATGTLATRSVSYVSYILFLTSHFILVAHLGTPIGPSWMLAALRVGNSFAGVLVGVLISLLAWPDREHHRIGEVADLAMAATATYLRAVGDDAPAPARARRESLTVLRRQACVAIDRLDATIAATRFESIASDPRTASATVAMQQMKALVGALAPVEYLDDTLDALDRATIAAAARDAARLIADAAPAPAPAHATRPESPRDGDRASGHAREIQREVAERAWIVHALRSRISAVQRAPLRRAEAASGKPSSASRQRV is encoded by the coding sequence ATGGGTCTAGTCTCAACCGCTCGCGACCGATTGCGGCGCTTCGTCAATCTCGGCGGACACTACCTGCCGCTCGCCGAAGCGCTGCGCGGCGGGCTGATCTGTGTCGTGCCGGCCGTCGCCGCGGCGCGGCTGCATATGCCGATGCTGTGCTGGTCCGCGATCGCCGCGTTCTGGACCTGCCTCGCCGACGAGTCCGAGCGCCCGGCCGCCGGCCGCCTCGCCACCGGCCTGTCGTTCGGGATGCTGGGCGGCCTGGCGTCCGCCAGCGCGATCGCGACGCATGCGCTGCCGCCGCTGTCGATCGTCATCGTCGGGGCCGTCGCGTATCTGGGCGCGTCGGCGCGCAAGTGGGGCGGCGCGGCCGGCACGCGCGGCATTCTGACCGCGACCGCATGCGCCGTCTCTGCGTGTTTTCCGGTTCATGGCGGCGCGTCGGCCGTGCAGTACGCGCTGTTCTACTTCGGCGGCAGCGTCTGGGCGACGCTGGCCGGCATCGTCCTGTGGCAGACCGACGGCAGCGCACGCGCGCGGATGGCGACGATGGCGTTCCTGCATGCGATGGCGAACTTCGTCGAACGGCTCGCACGGGCCGCGAACGGCGATTCCGCCTCGCTCGAGCGCGGCCGCGCGGCATTGCGCGCGCGCCTCGACGCGATGATCGCCGTGTCGATGCACCCGCGCGGCGGTCTTCCGCCGCTGTCCGCCAAGTGGCGCGCCGATGCGGAACGCGCGATGGCGTTGCTCGCCGGCCTCGAGTCGCACATCGCCGCGGCCGGCGTCGGCGAACGGCGCGAAGCCGCCGCGCTGCTCGCGCCGGTGCTCGCGCAACTGGCGCGGCTCGTGGAAGCGTGTCCGCGCGCCGTTGGCCGCGACGGCGCGGCCGCCGACGCGGCGCAGTCGCTCGCGAACGACCTCGCCGAACTCCGCGCGACGCTCGCGGGGCGCGTCGCCGAGTTTCGTGTTGCGCATCGCGACGACGCGGGGCTGACGTGGTTGCGCGCGTGCGAAACGCTGATCGCGCGATACGCGGCAGTGCTGCTTCATCCGGCGGTGGAGTCGCCTTCTACCGCGACCGTTCCTGCGGCGCTCACCGCGCCGGCACCGGGCAAGCCCGCGCGCGGCGCGGGCCGGCTCGCCGCGCTGCGCCGCGAGATCGTCGCGCCGAATCCGTTTCATCGATATGCGTCGCGTCTTGCCGTGGCCGCGATGATCGCCGTCGCGCTCGCGCGCATCTCGGGCGTGCAGCAGGGATACTGGCTCGCGCTGACGACGATGTTCATCATGCAGCCGACGCTGTCGCAGACGGTGAAGCTGTCCGGGCTGCGCATCGGCGGCACGCTGCTCGGCGCGGTGCTCGCATCGGCCGTGTCGCTGCTGGTTCACGATCCGTTGCTGCTGGCGCTCGCGGTGCTGCCGCTCGCCACCGGCACGCTCGCGACGCGCAGCGTGAGCTACGTGTCGTACATCCTGTTCCTGACGTCGCATTTCATTCTGGTCGCGCATCTCGGGACGCCGATCGGGCCGTCATGGATGCTGGCCGCGCTGCGGGTCGGCAACAGTTTTGCCGGGGTGCTGGTCGGCGTGCTCATCAGCCTGCTCGCATGGCCCGACCGCGAGCATCACCGGATCGGCGAGGTGGCCGATCTCGCGATGGCGGCCACCGCGACCTACCTGCGCGCGGTCGGCGACGACGCGCCCGCGCCCGCGCGCGCGCGCCGCGAATCGCTGACCGTGCTGCGCCGCCAGGCGTGCGTTGCGATCGACCGGCTCGATGCGACCATCGCGGCAACGCGCTTCGAGTCGATTGCGTCCGACCCGCGCACCGCGAGCGCAACCGTCGCGATGCAGCAGATGAAGGCGCTGGTCGGCGCGCTCGCGCCGGTCGAGTATCTCGACGATACGCTCGACGCCCTGGACCGGGCGACGATTGCCGCCGCCGCGCGCGACGCCGCGCGCCTGATCGCCGACGCCGCGCCGGCGCCCGCGCCCGCGCACGCGACGCGGCCGGAAAGCCCGCGCGACGGCGATCGCGCGTCGGGCCACGCGCGCGAAATTCAGCGGGAAGTGGCCGAGCGTGCGTGGATCGTCCATGCGCTGCGTTCGCGCATCTCGGCCGTGCAGCGCGCGCCGTTGCGCCGCGCGGAAGCGGCGTCCGGCAAGCCGTCGAGCGCATCGCGGCAGCGCGTATGA
- a CDS encoding LutC/YkgG family protein, protein MSSRDLILSRLRAAGRTPAPLPAVPLFDQDLPPALDAFKQALARVGGIWCEPPADGDLDALLRARFPDARVVCSAVPEVAGTRRIEAVERPHELNDVDVGIVRPAFAVAETGSLYLSEREYRVNALGYLSQHLVALLDPAQIVGNLHHAYHRPEFFAARYACLMSGPSATADIEGVLIRGAQGIRSLTVIPVPLAGDAR, encoded by the coding sequence ATGAGCAGCCGCGACCTGATCCTTTCCCGCCTGCGCGCGGCCGGCCGGACGCCGGCGCCGCTGCCGGCGGTGCCGTTGTTCGATCAGGATCTGCCGCCCGCGCTCGACGCGTTCAAGCAGGCGCTCGCGCGGGTCGGCGGCATCTGGTGCGAGCCGCCGGCGGACGGCGACCTCGACGCACTGCTCCGCGCGCGCTTTCCGGATGCGCGGGTGGTCTGTTCGGCGGTGCCCGAGGTGGCCGGCACGCGGCGCATCGAAGCCGTCGAGCGGCCGCACGAGCTGAACGACGTCGACGTCGGGATCGTGCGCCCGGCGTTCGCGGTCGCGGAAACCGGCTCGCTCTATCTGAGCGAGCGCGAGTATCGCGTGAACGCGCTCGGCTACCTGTCGCAACATCTGGTCGCGCTGCTCGACCCGGCGCAGATCGTCGGCAACCTGCATCACGCGTATCACCGCCCCGAGTTCTTCGCGGCGCGCTACGCGTGCCTGATGAGCGGGCCGTCCGCAACCGCCGACATCGAAGGCGTGCTGATCCGCGGTGCGCAGGGCATCCGGTCGCTGACCGTGATTCCGGTCCCGCTCGCAGGCGACGCACGTTGA